One Prionailurus bengalensis isolate Pbe53 chromosome D3, Fcat_Pben_1.1_paternal_pri, whole genome shotgun sequence genomic region harbors:
- the LOC122470128 gene encoding BRI3-binding protein yields the protein MGARAAGGPRARPGLLLLLLLLLLGLLAPGAQGARGRGGAEKNSYRRTVNTFSQSVSSLFGEDNVRAAHKFLTRLTERFVLGVDMFIETLWKVWMELLDVLGLDVSNLSQYFSPASVASSPARALLLVGVVLLAYWFLSLTLGFTFSLLHVVFGRFFWIARVILFSMSCVYVLHKHEGEPESAVLPLCFVVAIYFMTGPMGFYWRSSPSGPSVEEKLEHLENQVRLLNIRLNKVLESLDRTNGK from the exons ATGGGCGCGCGCGCCGCGGGCGGGCCCCGGGCCCGGCCCGGGCTCCTGCTGcttctcctgctgctgctgctcggGCTCCTGGCCCCGGGCGCGCAGGGGGCGCGGGGCCGCGGCGGCGCCGAGAAGAACAGCTACCGCCGCACGGTCAACACCTTCTCGCAGAGCGTCAGCAGCCTGTTCGGCGAGGACAACGTGCGCGCCGCTCACAAG TTTCTGACCAGGCTGACCGAGAGGTTCGTGCTGGGGGTGGACATGTTCATCGAAACGCTGTGGAAAGTTTGGATGGAGCTCTTGGATGTTCTTGGACTTGATG TGTCGAACCTGTCCCAGTATTTCAGCCCGGCCTCGGTGGCCAGCAGCCCGGCCCGCGCCCTCTTGCTGGTGGGCGTCGTCCTCCTGGCCTACTGGTTCCTGTCTCTGACGCTGGGCTTCACCTTCAGCCTCCTGCACGTGGTGTTCGGCCGCTTCTTCTGGATCGCCCGGGTCATCCTGTTTTCCATGTCCTGCGTCTACGTCCTGCACAAGCACGAGGGGGAGCCGGAGAGCGCAGTCCTGCCCCTGTGCTTCGTGGTGGCCATCTACTTCATGACCGGGCCCATGGGCTTCTACTGGCGAAGCAGCCCCAGTGGCCCCAGCGTGGAGGAGAAGCTGGAGCACCTGGAGAACCAGGTCCGACTGCTCAACATCCGCCTCAACAAAGTGCTGGAGAGTCTCGACCGCACCAACGGCAAGTGA